Proteins from a genomic interval of Caldilineales bacterium:
- a CDS encoding type II toxin-antitoxin system HicB family antitoxin, with protein MNYQFTVLIERDPESGWLVGSVTELPGCYTQAPGLAELEANMREAIQVYLATAAEEVTPGE; from the coding sequence ATGAACTACCAATTCACTGTGTTGATCGAACGCGACCCCGAAAGCGGCTGGCTGGTCGGGTCGGTGACTGAATTGCCGGGCTGCTATACGCAGGCGCCCGGTCTGGCGGAGCTGGAGGCGAACATGCGGGAGGCGATTCAGGTTTATCTGGCGACTGCGGCTGAGGAGGTTACACCGGGGGAGTGA